The genomic segment TCTGAAGTTGAGGATATTATTAAAGCGCCTGTTTATGATGTTAAAACAGGAAAGTTAAATACGATATCACTTAGTAAAGATGATGAGCGATATAGTTTTGCAGACCCTAGAATGATTAGTGATAAAGAGAATATGGACGGTTTTGTTTATCTGACTTCTTTATCCTATATTAGAATTGCAAGGAGTGAGGACGGTCATCATTTTACAATTGATGATGACCCATTTTTATTTCCATTTAATGAGTATCAAACTTTTGGTATTGAAGATGCTAGATGTACTCAGATTGGAGATAAATACTATGTGAATTTTACTTCGGTTTCTCCTGTTGGGGTCTGTGATTCGTTAATTGTTACTGAAGATTTTAAATCTTTTAAGAGTTTGGGAAATATTTTTGCACCAGATAATAAGGATGTTTTGATTTTTCCTGAGAAGATTAATGGAAGATACTATGCGCTTCACCGTCCAGTATCTAGCAATCTAGGGAAAATGGATATGTGGATTGCATCTAGTCCTGATTTACAATCTTGGGGGAATCATAAGCATTTGCTTAATACGAGTGAAGAAGATTGGGATAATGGGCGTGTTGGAGGTGGATTGGTTCCTTTAAAGACAGAAAAAGGCTGGCTTGAAATCTACCATGGTGCAACAAAAGATAATCGCTATTGCATGGGAGCTTTATTGCTTGATTTAGAAAACCCAGCAAAAGTTATTGCAAAGTCTGAGAAGCCGATTATGATGCCTCTTTTGCCTTACGAAAAAGAAGGGTTCTTTGGTGAAGTGGTGTTTGGATGTGGTGCTGTTGTTGAGGGGGATAAGCTAACGATGTATTATGGTGTTGCGGATACTTCAATGGCGGGCTGTGAAATGAGTATTTCAGATATTTTAAATGAATTGTACTAATCTTACTTTTTATATTGGCGTAGTCAAAAAGGAGTGGACGGGTTAGTTGTATGTGATTTTATAAGCAGTTGCAGTTTTCTGCGACTGTTTTTTGGAGAGGTGAGATGAAAAAAGTTATTGTATTTGATCAAGATGATACGATTAATATTACGAAGTTACCGATTGATGAGGAGATGGCTGGATTGCTAAAATGCTTGTTGGATAAATTTCAAGTGTGTATTATGTCCGGCACAAATTGGGAAGTGATGAGAAAAAATGATATTGAGCCTCTGGTGGAGATAGGTGGAGTTAATTTTGAGAATTATTTTATTATGCCTACTACAGGGACACAGTTTTGGCATTATGTTGGAGAAGGACCTTATGTACTTGAGGAAAATCAATTGCTAGAAAATGGCTGGAAGAGAGAATTTGCACATTTTCTTACAGAAAATCAGGTCACGAAGATTTCTGACGCATTGGAAAAGGCTGCGAGAGCGCTTGGTTATTGGTGCGAATATCCGAAAGGAGAAATCATAGAAAATCGTGGTTCGCAAGTTACTTTCTCGGCTTTGGGACAATGGGCAGCTCCTGAGGAAAAGTATAAATGGGATAGCGAGATG from the Lactococcus allomyrinae genome contains:
- a CDS encoding glycoside hydrolase family 130 protein — translated: MNIYRFEENPLITPLDVKPLNEGYEVIGAFNAGVAKYKNETLLLLRVAERPVSEVEDIIKAPVYDVKTGKLNTISLSKDDERYSFADPRMISDKENMDGFVYLTSLSYIRIARSEDGHHFTIDDDPFLFPFNEYQTFGIEDARCTQIGDKYYVNFTSVSPVGVCDSLIVTEDFKSFKSLGNIFAPDNKDVLIFPEKINGRYYALHRPVSSNLGKMDMWIASSPDLQSWGNHKHLLNTSEEDWDNGRVGGGLVPLKTEKGWLEIYHGATKDNRYCMGALLLDLENPAKVIAKSEKPIMMPLLPYEKEGFFGEVVFGCGAVVEGDKLTMYYGVADTSMAGCEMSISDILNELY
- a CDS encoding HAD-IIB family hydrolase, which encodes MKKVIVFDQDDTINITKLPIDEEMAGLLKCLLDKFQVCIMSGTNWEVMRKNDIEPLVEIGGVNFENYFIMPTTGTQFWHYVGEGPYVLEENQLLENGWKREFAHFLTENQVTKISDALEKAARALGYWCEYPKGEIIENRGSQVTFSALGQWAAPEEKYKWDSEMKKREEIVRLIEPAMTQLGVQVGIGGSTSIDVTLPGIDKAYGIARLMEELDVEKKDILFLGDKLQVGGNDYPVKKVGIDTIEVRNCEDTKWILRGILGVYDVV